ACCTGATCTTCACTCTTCTCATCAAGCAATGCTGCACTAAACTTATTATTACCACTCTTTTTGTTAGACTTGGATGAAAATCTCCCAGCAACCTTCTTACCACCCTTTGTAAATTCAATGACAAGCATGTCATCGTCATCATCCCCATCTTTATCCATCACCTCTCCATCATTCTCGCCATCATCGGTAGCATCAAATCCCGAAGCACTAAACacactaccaccaccaccactcttCTTACTGCCCTTGCCCTTTTTCTTCCCTTTAAAACTCACAACCGactcatcctcctcctcctcactATCTTTCTCACCAGTCAACTCGGATAACtcctcatcatcaccatcattatCATCCTCATCACTACCTCCCAATAACCCAAAATTCGACCAATTAAAACCAGTATTCCCACCAGCACCACTCTTCCTCCCTTTCAACTTCTTTTTCCCAGCAACAAGCACAACTTCCGGCATTACCTGCTCATCCTCCCCTTCCTCTCCCTCATAATTCCCCTTCTTCTCCGACAAATCAGTACCAATCGAATACTGATCATCATTACCAATCACCAACCCCTTCTTCCTTGACTTCCCTCCACCACCCAAAGCCGCGCTCTCATCATCACGCCCGGATGCCTTCTTTCCAGCCATCGATATTTCGACGAGGGTACTTCCttctataacaaaaataaatacacccGATTCTTCTCCTCTATAATTTcggaataaattaaaacaaataatcagaatattaaaaaaaaattgttattagatCGAGAGAGAGGGCTTACTTAAGACAATGATGTTGTTGTAGTTTACTACTTGTTTATATAGAATTGTGCATGCAGCGGACGTTGTTGTTGTAGCTGACTGTGTTACTACTCCTTTCTAGGGTTGTATATGGAATGGGCTGGGCTGCAAAATATTGAACACTGTTGCTTTTTGATGAGGTCTCAGCAGCCTCGTTGGATCTTTGAAAATCTCTTAAACTAATTATTAAAATCTAAGCTCACAAGTATATGAATCTTTCAGGTTTTTATTGCTCATCACACATTTAAATtctttatatattagttttcaTATTTATAGAGATTAATAAGGATTCTAatttactaattaattaatttaacacaAATCCTTCTAGATTAAGGATTCCTGGATTTTAACTAATATCTCTCATGGAAGGTGGCTTAAACTCAATGTCGATGGCAGGACGGTGGGTGATCAAGGTGCAGAAGGATTTGATTGTGCGAGCTGGCATGATGGTTTCTCACgttggaattaattttaaagtttttatttaaaatatcttttagtttttttaagataatattaaagatatatttttctttttaagtttctTGAATTatcctaattaaattaatataaatatatcattggAGTTTTGTAACACGTTCGTCGGCTTGTGGCTGGTGGGAAAAGTTCGTCGGCCTGTCCACGTGGGATTTCGTTGGCTGAGGTGTATGACGCGGCACTTGACGAGTGGAAAGCATTGCCTGACATGAGCACAATAAGTTGCAGATGTGTTGGGGTGACATGGCAAGGAAAGATCCATGTGGTTGGGGGATTTGCTGAGAAAGTAGTACGTGGGTTCCATGACACACGTTGGAGCGGTGTTCTGCTGAGGTGTACGACTCGGAGCATGACAGGTGGGATCTCATAGTAAGTATGTTGTTACCTGATGAGTTGTGATTTTGTAATCTGTTtaattatagaaattaaattaaatattattttgtaatctGATGATTATTGTGTATTcagatcaaattttatataggcaataattatataaatctgaTTAATTATAGAAATTATATCAAATCCTGTATATTTAtactttcttaaaataaaattgttatttatttaaaactctGCCTGTATAGAACATTGCTTAGTCAGTACACTGTCTAATTGTCGATATATTTCCTCTTACAAAGATAAGAATACcgataaaaaaattcagctaATAAGCACCATTGTTTTCTACAGATGTGGCAATTAGATGTGCCACCTAATCAAATGGTAGCTCTTGAAGGAAACTTATTTAGCTCCGGTGATTGCTTGAATGCTTGGAAAGGTCATATAGAAGCATACGATGGAAAACTCAATATTTGGAATGTGGTTGATGGTTCACGTTTGCAAACCCTATCCTCTCCTATGCATCTCCACGTAGGACGCCACGGGGGCAAACCAGCCACCGGCCACCGCCCAAACGGCTTTATCTTACCGTGGCACCAATTAGAACTCTCTAGTACTTCTTGGCAGGCTACCGGATGCATGCCAAGTGAGGATTCGAGATCAATAGCGGTCGTGCACGTGTCCAACACATCAGCAAATGAAGATAGGTGGAGGAGCTTTGAACCCATGGAGGAAGAGGGAGGCAAGGAGCTTTGTAGCCATTGCTGTGTTGCTAGACAGAACTCATAAAGTAATACCTGCTCGTAGCATTATTATGGTGAGGCTGGGAAAGAGATCATAGCTTACaagtcaagaataaaattaattcaattaaattttaaattattaagttattaaatccacctttcaaactaaattaaaaaatattaagataatagtaaagattgtttttcaaaatttattttgtttagaaatgctttaaaatattattatttttattttataaaatttaattatatttaacatcaacatattaaaataatttttaaaatactaaaaaataaattaatttaaaataaaattaaaaaaaataacaattgaacTGCACTCCCAAACCGATGATAATAACTATGCAAATAGATGCGTAATTCTATTGCAAGAGGAATACACCGAGATTACCTAACTACAATCAATTGTCTCGTATCTTTTACCTTCCAAACAACATGGCCCCACCAAGTGGGCCTATCTTCTCAATGAAAATGAACAAAAGTGGGCCCGAGCTGTTGAGTACTAGAGGATTATTGAGCCCAACCCACAATTGTATCGTAATATcatcaaaagaagagaaagcTGATGAAACTCTCTCAAGTCTCAGCAAAAGAAACCAATAAAAGGGTTCTTCACGTATGGCCCAAATTTGCACGGGCCCTCTGTGACTTGGTCCCACAATTTGCCAAGCCTCACCAATCACTAACCCCTACACGCCCTATTGCACGTGCCATCAACCCTTGAGAAAAGTGACGGCCCTGATTCAAATGATTATCCTGCTCATCTCGATTCTTCGGAAGGATCAGGTTCTTACTGTTTCGCCACGTGTCATTCTGTGGGTCCATAGCTCTGGGATCTGTGACACGAGAGGCACGTGAAGCCTGGGACTTGTGTTATTATCCTGCAGTTACTGCAAGGACTTCACCAGATAATAGCTTATAAAGGTTcgtaaatgtcaatttttttttttgtttttttatttggttgtgaAGCCCAAATAAGGCCGAGGTTATATGTAAATGAATGGActcaaattaatctaaattattaattagaaattttaaagaaataaattaaaacaataccacttagaaaaaaaaaataacatattgaaCGTTAGGTTTTTATTGGGTCAAAACTCATGTGTCATtccaaaattaattaacatgtacaaaaatcaaactaaaattaattaatttattttagatatacttaatattgttaaaataaatttaacaagacAAATCAAATCTGTCCTAAAAAATTACCAAACAAAATAGTAACTGGTTATGAATTTGTTCAAACttaatttaagtttattttcaaattacacAAACTTATATTATTCCtccaaaaatctaatttatttatcaatccAGTCTATTTGAGACTGTGTTAACAATTATGATTCAAAGCAttgtttacttaaaaatatattaaaataatttttttatttttaaaaaattatttttaaaattaaaacatcaaaagaaataaaaatataaaaaaaattaatgaaaaatttttttaaaaaaaaaattaagttaatgcGACTTTTCCTAAACTCAACTTtaactttgtttgttttttattttaaaaacattttctgaaaaaaattgaaattttttattattttaaattaatatatttttgatatatatttttaaaattattttaaaaataaataaatatatatatataaaaatatatttttaaataaaaaaatactataaaaaacaatcataattaataattactCTTCCAAACATACTTTTGTAATACAAAAAGCTCTTGTTCCCACCTTAGAAActctctccctctttctctctctgtgtCCGTGATTTGTAGTAAAACATTAAAACTTTGCTTTAGAAGCACGAGTCCATTGTTACTACCATAAAAGCCTTGATCTTTGCACTCATAAAGAACCCACCTCTCTTTCTCATTCACTCCACTCTGCTACCTTCACTAGCTATATCCCCATTTCCATGCTTAACAAAACAAGTGTTAAGACCCTATGACACCCTGAAAGAAACAGGCAACCGGGTTTGCTTTGGCTTCTCTTTCTTTAATGAGAGACAAGAAGGTAGAGAAAGCTTGGATATTTTTGCTAGACATATATAATTGGTTGTAATGGGTGTGGAAGATAGTTGGGATACAGTAGTGTCACCACCAACTACAACATTGGTGCCTCTGAATTTAGAAAGAGATGATCATTGGAGACATTTTGATAATTCAGTGAATGCTGTGTCTTTTGGGTTTGTAGCTACTGCTATATTGATATCTATGTTCCTTGTTATGGCTATCTTTGAAAGGTTTTTAAGGCCAAGATCATTGTCTTCCTCTGCTGGTGCTAATGgcagttcttcttcttctaatgaTCTTGAAGCTCAAGTTGTTTTCCATGGCAAGCTTGATTTCCCATCTCCAAAAGTACTCTCTCCCTCTCATTTCATTGGCTTATATTTTGGATGCAAGAACACAATTTGGTTgcatttttgtttctgtttcttgCTTTTGGTTTCTGGGTAAGGAAGCGATAGTGTTTatttactaaattaatttttgtggtGACAAAAGCAgcattaattttgatttccttttcttgttctgTTTATGTCTTGAATGTTTATGGGAAGACCTGCAAGGTGTAATGAGTATACCTGCAAGCATGACTGTGACTGctccttttgctttctttctgtttGCAATGATAACTAATCTATGGCAATTTGACTGGTATTATGCGAATtgaaatatttgtatttatgtgtttaaagtttttccttttttatgctTTCTTAAATTTGTCTTTCTGAAATCACCTTTTGTCTTTGGTTTATTGTAGTAGTAAGTAGTAACCAATGAGATATCTATTTTTTAGTGGTTTAGGCTCTCACATTATGCATATATCTACTTAGTTGACAGTAATTAAGATGAAAAACATTAAGTCTTTATGCATAAATTAAGTATCCGATTTTTCTTGTATCTTATTTCATCAGAACTTGAAATGAGTTCCTGATTGAAAGAATACTATGTAAGTTTTCATTTTAGTTCAACTTAATGTCAAGTAGTAAATTATCTTTAGCTCCTAGTGTCCATGAGCAGTTTTCTAAACCATGATTGCATATGTCACAAGTGATTTAAGATTATGATTAAAGATGATCATTGTGACAATTAAGCTTTAGCTAGTTGAAGTATGGTGGCTTAATTTGTGGACAGATCATACAAATTTGGAAGATTAGTGGGAATTATTTGGAGCTTCTGTACTTGGCTGCATTCTGTTAAACAATTCATCATTTGCactaaaatattacattatGACGGCTCTTTAACGCAACCTCATTCGATTACGAACATCTTAgaataatagaaattattatCCTAATGCATCTTCATCGTTATTAAGAACTATAATATTATTACCTTCACACCTTTCTTATTTATCATGTACAAAATATACCTTGGCCAGAATCTACTGCTACGCCAAAGTCTAAATCTACTGCTATAGTGCTGTAATTTATAAGCAGCTGGTATTGTTGACATGGCTGGCTGTTCTTATCGTGATTAAGCTCTGTGTATCATATTACTGATTGATACAGGTGTCTATTAAACAATCCGGTGCACTTTCTGCGTGGTTAATTATGTTAAAAGCACACATGGGAAGAAAGCCATTAATTACATTGATGTGCTTATCTATGCTAGTTTATCGAGCCAATGGGTCCATTATAGCTTTCCAGCATGTGATTTTTGTCTTTATTGCTTAACACCATTATAGTATCTCTATGGACTGTGAGATTGCTTGCTAAAGATTAAATCATGGAAGAAGAAAAGTCACTGCTTTATTTACTCACAGAGAAGAACATAGGAAATGATGTGTGAAATTTATCATAGACAATCTCTCATTCCAGCCTCCCAAGACTTGTCCTATGCAATTAAATGCAACTAAACATGTCTAGACACAATTGTCAAGTTTTTCATGTCTGAATTTGTTTATTATCTTCAAGTAACTTGCAGCAGGCCAACAGCAGCACCTGATGTGATGCTGTGGGTGAGAAGAGAAGTCTTTTGAAACATAACTGGCATCTATATTATGTGCCCATTGGTTTGCCATGTCTCATTGCTCCTTACCTACCATAGTTAAGACATGCTAGGCCagcttttcttttgtcttgttCAATTGGTAGTCCAATATATTGTCTTGGCATGGCTACCTAATTTTTTACCTTTCATATTTCAACATGTTTCAATGATATCACATTTTTTCTACACTAGATGCTCGCAAATTGATTTGAAGTTGATTGAGGCCCTTGATTTATGGAAAAGAGGTATGAAATCCGGAGACAGTGGAGATAAATGTAGGAGGTATTAGTGCTTGTTAGGAAATCATTCTACTCCACTACTTGATGCCTTTGTACCTGTATCTTAAGAATGATTAAAGTAAAACCCTTATGTCTCTTTTTGCATGGCTTCATTTTTCAGCTTTTCTCTGCTTGAAATTTGTTCGAAAGTGTTTATGTTCATTAGTTGCCGAGACCATTAAACCTTCCATGGCTGGAAAATTCGTGGACACCTTGTTTACTACATTAAAGTATGCCATGGAACTTGGAAATGATACCTTCCACTAATATCTTGTTTCGTTGTCTACGAGGATTGCAAAAATATGATGCCTGAATAGTGATTCTTGAGTTTTACATGTATCTGGTTTAGTGCCAGCGAAATTCGCAGCAATTGTTGCTGGTTCTTGGTCCCTGTTTTCTTTGATAACTTCTTGTTTCATTATGCAGATGACAGTTTATGCGAAAGGGGTGTCAGTCCTGATGCCCGGCGATGATGTTCCTACCTTCCTTGCACACCCAGCTCCTGCACCCTGCCGTCCGGAGCGCATCATACAACCGCTCCAGCAACATAGCCGATGCCTCAGCTACACCTCAACCTCTTCTTCAAGCTAAAAACCTAACATGAATTCAAAATAACTAACTAGAACAAGGGGTTTTTTTCTTCCGATCATTGTCATCAACCAAATTTGATTTCAGCTGTGAACATTACTGATCATGAATTTGTGTACATTTGAATTCAATGATTACGTGCTGGTTTGGTTTGGGTTAAGgttgaatttgctttttatttaaatttgaaattttttttaattttttagataattttaatatgtgatataaaaaataaaaaaaattttaaaatataaataaaaaaaatttaaatcaaaaaagatggaagaagaaCTTCCAAACTATCACATATTCAAACCAATGATGGATGTAGGTTTAGTAAATGTGACAATAATGCATTGTGTTAAAGAGATGGAAGCGCTCTATGTTTGTTAAATTCAGTTTTAGTTCCAGTAACtaaattcaaaacttaatttaaattgaatatcaACTTTACAAAACCTTCTAACATGAATTGAATCaacattaatgaattttttttttaaaacagtaaaataatattattttaaataatttatttccatGTTAGTACTCCGACCAAACCCCCGACAGTTATGGTCTACAAACGACGCAATGCAGCGGCAATTGCTCTAGCAAATGACCTTGTGTACTCATTACATGGAAGAAAGATGCAAGATGCGGTCAGTCATGTCAGCAGCAGCTGCAGCCTTGAGCTAAATTACACTATCGTTTCACAAATTTCCTCTGGGTCCCAACTCCCACCTCCAATCACTTTCCATATTTTCAAACTTGAAAATGGAAGTATATGGATGCATGGTCCCAAAGAACAAACAATCAAACTCTTAACAGTCTTGAATATTTccatttcaaaagaaaatattcatGTTATCAGAAGCGAAGTTCCCAgagaaaatttcttaaaaaccataatatttttttcctagttCCTGAGTACttgttgtttctttgtttttttttttaattaatatgaaggTATCCTGAATCAAGCTTACatgtaacttaattaatttttcgaGCTCTGAAATtaccaattaaataaaactttaaaaataaaattttaattttaatttataaatctaGAAACTGCATTTCTCAGAATAGTTGCAGCCATTATGTACCTGGAATGCATCGCACCTAGCAAAAGGGATGGTTAACCTCTTAAGATTATCAAGTTATGTCAAATCAAAAATAAGGTAGAACAAGCTTTCATTAAGAATGTGATTGATGGCTATAAGATTCAGGTAATGGTGTTACCATCGAGCTATGAAGAAAGTGACAAGGACTCGTGGTCGCCTGGTGGTTGTGACCGGTGTGCGCTCTACGGCAGCTAAATGAGCCAGTCCCGGAGCAATGCCCTACCAACCAGAGAGTGATGGTCCCATTTTGCATCAAAATGGCCCTGCTTTTGTTATTCAAGAATCTTTTTGTACATGGAGACTCcgtataaaaatcaaatcagtgAAGCACCAGCTTGGTTTCAGCCCCTGGTCGTCTCCTTGTATACAGTTTCTATTATAGCTAACACTCTCGCGATATAtcgaataataaatgaaaaagaagacCCGACAACGTTAAGAGGTAAATTTTTCATGGGTAGAATTTGAAGtcgatttttaatatatataaaccatATCATGTATAGTTTTGAAATGCAACTCGACCCGATGGGTCGACCTATAACCAGAACCGGgtcaggttgaagaaaaaacatgggAGAAAAAAACCTGGTGTGACTCAGCAAGATCTGGTAAAAAATCTGTTGCAACCcgttaacttttgtttttatactaaaataatattgttttaattttaaaaaaaaattaactcaaatgaTCTGTTGATCTAATTCAAAGCTGGTAACCcaatcaaaaactaaaacttgGATCTTATAGTtgtacatattttttggataattttctTAATAGTTATCTATTTTCAAACTCAGATTCCAATCCAAATTTTGCAATCCACCTTCATACAAAATGATGTTGTTCTCCAATCTGCTCTaagggatttttttataaataaagaacaaaatctATAATTGATAGTAGAAAGCGATGGTGAGCAACCTTTTAAAGCCCGTAAAAAGAGAGGAAGGAATTTGTTAGGAACCTGTCAATTCAAGAATGGAGGTTTAATTGTTCTGTTCCAGAGCCAACCAATTCGGGCACAAACCAACAAGAGCAACCAAGTTAATGGGCTCCGGAATAGAAATTGTTGGAGATTACAAGGATAACAGATTTGTAGCTAAAAAAatgccaaggaaaaaaaaattgagactcGGGTATTTCTTCATAATTTAAAttacatgaataaataaatataatgataataaataaattcatagataaattaatagtaaaaaaaaactcaaattgatGTCATCTAGATTATTaaacaattcaatatttaaaggtgaaaattaaaaaaatatacaaaaaataaacatcggTTTAACTCTTAAATTCTATGGCTATGGGTTTAAGATTGTgataatctcttaaaaaaaaaattaaataacatttgaagaacaatttctaataaattaaatgagtatataataatttcattgaaaaaaaaaaaagaaactcaatTACTAGCAAATACAACGTTGAaggataaatattaaaaaaatacaaataaataaaaatttaaaaaaacttgatccaAGCATACTTGGATCAAgatgtaaaaatatttaacccaatcatgatattataataatcatgtttgaaaataaattaaataaaatcataaagtttaattatcgaataattcaatatcaaaagattaaaacaaaaaaataattttaaaaaataaactaaaaatctaAATGAATTTGGATTAACCTACTAACATATTGTTTTAAAAgtcttaaaataattaaaaataatatttttttaataaaaaaaacagtttaaaataaaatacggCTCAAATCAGGCTTTGAGTAagtaaattattgaattgaccACTATATCAAAACTAGATTttataactataaataaaatatttttttttctttgttttttttttttgtgtattaagggtgagcaaaaaaattaattaaattgagaaaacaagaaaaaaataatcgaaaaaactgaaccgtgaaaaaaaataattaaactaattaaattttaaaaaaaccaactggtttggttttgattttataagtttgaaactgaaaaaaccaaacccaaattgaaaaaaactagaaaaaaaatggagtcaaacccaaaaactaagccaaataaaaaaaaaacaagccaaacTGTTTTGATCcgattttatccaaaaaaagcCAAACTTAAACCAATCGGTTTGAACCGATTTTGGTTCGAAtttggttcttttttaaaaaattaatttaattattttatttttataaaaattaatttgaataaaaaataatcatcccttttgtatatcttttctttttgtgatcaattttagttctttaaatttactaatttttctaaagaaaaaaacatttcaacgTCTTAAggaagatgtatttttttttaatcaccaaGTGGTAATTTCGAGCTAACCTCCTCATGCtgagattaaattttatattcatgttaGGATTGTGAAGATTTAAgcttcattttaaaataagagtttaaatccaataaaaagaagataatcaaGCTTAAGATCTTCAGGTTCAAGTCTtatcaaatctttttaaaaagattttataccAATGTCATGTTATGTCACTTACAGAAGTATCCTATGATGTAGCCCGACATTGATGCGATTAGAATCTGTAAAGGGTGACAGCATTCGTTTACTGTATATAATACCCacctattttattaaaaataactacataaaaaaaataaactcagtTCGAGCTCTAAATTACTCATACAATGACCACTGAAAACGGAGggttatatgatcgttaatttcagggctcATAGGATTAGTCGGGTGCACGcaaactggcccggacacctacgttaaactaaaaaaaataacaacataaaactatataataaatGATTTAGTGATATCTAAATGGTAAGTGGTTGGATTAAAGAGTTTATTTTCCTATAGTCTCATGTTTCAATCttgtaattgttaatataatagttattagagatttacataatcgttaattttaaaatttataaaattaattcagaTATACATAAACTGGCTTGAATATtcacgttaattaaaaaaatatataaaaattaagtattataATCTCTTGGATTATGATCGATTTTTATTACTAAGAAATTACCAATCAGCAATTCTATAATCCCATTTTCATCAGGCTCATGGAGGATAGATGCCAAACACTTCATCTTCTATtaacaaaacaatcaaaatagaTAGGGTAAGTGTCACtgtttatataagaaaaatctCACGATGCTAGGAGTAATTTGtggtattttattaattatttcttgttacttataaaagagaatataaaaattatgattagtcaaaagttataaaaatatctttatttaaaaattttattttctagttgtaTCTTTCTATTTCTTTAGAGTGGATTGTAgtgaataattataaaaatataattaattactttttaaatacaataaaattacttgTTTATATTAACAGtggaataatttaatatttttaatcaaaccctTTTATAGCCTAATTAGAAGAATTAGACTTgaaattattgtaaaaatacaaaattaaaagataatgtgttaaaatatagaaaaaaaaataatatatggcTCACCTACTCTagcaacaatttttattttgatgtgaatttttattttatttttttaatccttaagctaaaaagaaagggagaaaCTGTTTGAAAACAGCGAAGAGAAATAAAATCGCTTGTTTGATTACTTTTTAGcgtaaactatatataatttttttatttaaattaaacaaattccttcaatgtaaaatattaataaaactctagtctccttatcttttatttttgtattttttatttatttatttgaattgtttaaCAATAACAACACCTAAAAAGTTTAAATAGACTAGAAATTAttcttttgtattaaaaaatatttcgatACAAATGGTGGCTTGACCAAGACTTggaatcatttaattaatttggtgGTGATAACGAAATCAtaactattaaaatttaatttttatttttaattttaaataaaacaatattagtTATACCAAGCTTTCACCCTAATCTGGTAACTTTACAAAGAAGCATAGCGAATAAGAAATTCGAGTCATCATCCTCAAAATGGTCGGTGACTTCAAGAGATTCTCGATGGATGACA
This genomic stretch from Populus alba chromosome 19, ASM523922v2, whole genome shotgun sequence harbors:
- the LOC118038523 gene encoding uncharacterized protein, yielding MGVEDSWDTVVSPPTTTLVPLNLERDDHWRHFDNSVNAVSFGFVATAILISMFLVMAIFERFLRPRSLSSSAGANGSSSSSNDLEAQVVFHGKLDFPSPKMTVYAKGVSVLMPGDDVPTFLAHPAPAPCRPERIIQPLQQHSRCLSYTSTSSSS